The genomic segment TGTCGATAATCTGCTAATGGAGCCATTAAGACGTTTTGAAGAACAGCTGAACGAAGATTATTTGGAAAAATATAGTGACTATTTGATAGAGCTAAATGCGGTAAAAACAGAGATCAAAGCCCTGAATACTGAGTTGAGGGCACAAGTTAGGCGTAAAGAAGACACACTGGAGATAAAAAAAGCACTCAAAGACGCGCATAAATCACTCCCGGAGCCCCCTGAAAAATACAAAATGACATTCAATGACGCAACTCCAGCCGCAATTAAAGAATTTCTGTGTAAAGAACGCTGGAAATCGGTGGGTATTATGTCGGACGAGGCAGGAACGATATTTAACGGCCACACTCTGAACGATCTGCCTTTTATCAATAAAATGTGGGACGGCGGAAAATTTACCGTTGATCGAAAAAATGAGCCCGAGGCCACCATCCACGATGCCCGAATGACGCTGTCGCTGATGGTTCAACCGGAGATGTTCACCGCCTATCTGGAACGGCGGGGAGAACAGGCTAAGGGTGTGGGTTTCTTTGCCCGCAGCCTGATTTGTTTACCGACATCTACACAGGGAACCCGTCTGATCGAATCACCGGTTATCTCACGGGAATATCTGCCAGTATTCCATCGCCGCCTGATGGACATAGCTACTGAAAGTCTTGCCCATAACGGGCAAAGTCGCAAAGGTCTGACATTTTCTCCGGAAGCTGAAAATCTATGGATTGAATTTCATAATGACATAGAGAGCAGGATAGGTAGCGACGGTAATCTTGTCAGCGTCAGAGATTATGCATCTAAAGTTGCGGAAAACGTGGCCCGTGTTGCCGCGTTACTCCATCACTTTTGTGGTTTTGATAACAATATATCTACCGAAGTTGTTGACGCTGCAATCGCCATCATCAACTGGTACGGTAACCAATACACAGATCTTTTTGTTCATCCTGATGAATATCAGTCCTTTGAAAGGGATTTAAATGAGCTTTTTGCATGGATACAAAATGAATGCCGTAAGTCATATAGGTATATGTTTAGAAAAAACCGTATTTTACAATTAGGGCCAAACCGCCTAAGAAACAAGGAAAGAGTAGATGAGTTACTCTCCGTACTAGTCGAACAGGAAAAGATTATCCTATTTCAGTTTGGGAAAACTTGGTTCATCCGTGAGAACCTAGCTGGTTCACTCATGGTTGCTTCACCGAACAGCTCTGTCTGGAGAAGCTAGCGTTGGCTGTGAGATGTCGTCTGCAGTGAAGTCCGGCAGGATCACGCTCTCTCCTGCCTTATCGGAATTTTATAGATAAGACTAATATTCAGTTAATTACCAAACATATAGTAAAAAAACTCAAATAAGAAAAATACAGACACATATCACCTTAACGACAACCAACAGAGGTTGTCGTTAAGGAGGTTATCTGGATATCAATATACTACGTCAACTGTTTGATGAGATGTACGGCCTAGCCGTTGAAGGCACCGCTATTACTGACTCAGCAAACGAGCTGGCAGAGAACTACTTGGCTTCTTCTGAGAGCGCATTTAAAGCCGCAGAATCCCTAGTGGCCTGTGAATCTCTTAAAGCTTGTGGCTCGGGTTTTGTCTGTAGCCTTACTGGTGGTGCACTATTGCCGCTGGCAGTGACTGCTGATGTCTGTTCTTCGCTGTTTATTCAGATGCGCCTGTGTGTAGCCGTGGCGGTTACTGGCGGGCATTCCACTGCTGATCCGCGAGTACGGTTACTATGCTGGGGGGCGGTTGCCGGTGATGTCTGTGCGGATATTGCCTGTGGCATTCTCACTCGCCTGATGAACCAGGCATTAACCCTACCGGAAGCGGAAGGCGCGTTGCTGACTGCGGTGCGCAGTGAGTTGCTGATGAAAGGCGGAGGCCTGTTACCGAAAGAAGGTCTGCTGGTTCCGTTAGTGGGCGGGGTAATAAACGGCGGTGCAGCCTGGCTGGTGACCCGCCTGATTGGGCAACTCGCCATTCGTCTGTTTCTTTCACCACCAAGTCCACCCTACACAGCATAATCTTCCGTATTTCATTTTCGGACATCACCTGTCCGGCTCTCTTAGAGTAACACACTGATTTTTCTGATGCTTCGGCCACGTCCTTGCAGTCGGGTTTGTTATCGTTTTTGTCCTGACGATACAGACCTTAATGGAGGGGACATGGCCGTTTATCGCGAAGATACTGACCTGCGATTCCTGGGGGGTTGCGAGAATGAGGACCTGGATTTACTGGTCAGCCTCATTACCCATGACCCACGGGATAAAACCCTGCGCTGGACGGAAACGCTGTCCGGCAGCGACAACTACAAACGTTTTTACCCGGCGCACCGTAATTACTGGCAGGAGATTGCCGCTGAAATC from the Cronobacter condimenti 1330 genome contains:
- a CDS encoding YfjI family protein — protein: MQKYDDFPVDLLPVLIKSTIYEVHQITKAPIPLIGASVLGTISLVCQSQIDVIRPGNLRGPVSLFLLTLAGSGERKTTVDNLLMEPLRRFEEQLNEDYLEKYSDYLIELNAVKTEIKALNTELRAQVRRKEDTLEIKKALKDAHKSLPEPPEKYKMTFNDATPAAIKEFLCKERWKSVGIMSDEAGTIFNGHTLNDLPFINKMWDGGKFTVDRKNEPEATIHDARMTLSLMVQPEMFTAYLERRGEQAKGVGFFARSLICLPTSTQGTRLIESPVISREYLPVFHRRLMDIATESLAHNGQSRKGLTFSPEAENLWIEFHNDIESRIGSDGNLVSVRDYASKVAENVARVAALLHHFCGFDNNISTEVVDAAIAIINWYGNQYTDLFVHPDEYQSFERDLNELFAWIQNECRKSYRYMFRKNRILQLGPNRLRNKERVDELLSVLVEQEKIILFQFGKTWFIRENLAGSLMVASPNSSVWRS